The proteins below come from a single Aegilops tauschii subsp. strangulata cultivar AL8/78 chromosome 6, Aet v6.0, whole genome shotgun sequence genomic window:
- the LOC141025686 gene encoding two-component response regulator ORR27-like, whose product MENGNALPSGVSRDTLPQDFPAGMRVLVVEDDPNNLEDLTQILERCGYKVTAKASPREALKEVEENGEGFHFDIIMTVVHGGEGDGFDGFNLLERVRDRYPVISKDRDIEF is encoded by the exons ATGGAGAACGGCAACGCCTTACCTTCTGGTGTCAGCAGGGACACTTTGCCCCAGGATTTCCCCGCGGGGATGAGGGTCCTCGTGGTGGAGGACGACCCGAACAACCTCGAGGACTTGACGCAAATCCTCGAGAGGTGCGGCTACAAAG TGACGGCGAAAGCGTCGCCAAGAGAAGCGctgaaagaggtggaggagaacgGCGAGGGCTTCCACTTCGACATCATCATGACCGTCGTGCATGGTGGCGAAGGAGATGGATTCGATGGCTTCAACCTCCTCGAGCGCGTTCGGGATCGTTACCCGGTCATCA GTAAAGATAGAGATATTGAGTTTTAG
- the LOC109762870 gene encoding two-component response regulator ORR27-like isoform X2, with protein sequence MENGNAFLSGVGRDTLPQDFPAGMRVLVVEDDPNDLEHLTQILERCGYKVTAKASPREALKEVEENGEGFHFDIIMTVVHGGEEGDGFDGFDLLERVRDRYPVIIFSADYSKEMVMRTINEGACDFLPKPMCYQEVRNIWFHVDMQRGLEVDDPDEGVEGPSNHENPPEIK encoded by the exons ATGGAGAACGGCAACGCCTTCCTTTCTGGCGTCGGCAGGGACACTTTGCCCCAGGATTTCCCCGCCGGGATGAGGGTCCTCGTGGTGGAGGACGACCCGAACGACCTCGAGCACTTGACGCAAATCCTCGAGAGGTGCGGCTACAAAG TGACGGCGAAAGCGTCGCCGAGAGAAGCGctgaaagaggtggaggagaatgGAGAGGGCTTCCACTTCGACATCATCATGACCGTCGTGCACGGTGGCGAAGAAGGAGATGGATTCGATGGCTTCGACCTCCTCGAGCGCGTTCGGGATCGTTACCCGGTCATCA TTTTCTCCGCCGACTATTCCAAGGAGATGGTGATGAGGACAATCAATGAAGGCGCCTGCGACTTCTTGCCAAAGCCTATGTGCTACCAGGAGGTGCGCAATATATGGTTCCATGTCGACATGCAGAGGGGATTAGAAGTGGACGACCCCGACGAGGGGGTAGAAG GACCTAGCAACCATGAGAATCCCCCTGAGATCAAATAG
- the LOC109762870 gene encoding two-component response regulator ORR27-like isoform X1, translating into MENGNAFLSGVGRDTLPQDFPAGMRVLVVEDDPNDLEHLTQILERCGYKVTAKASPREALKEVEENGEGFHFDIIMTVVHGGEEGDGFDGFDLLERVRDRYPVIIFSADYSKEMVMRTINEGACDFLPKPMCYQEVRNIWFHVDMQRGLEVDDPDEGVEGASHMFLTDGQPSLLSPPCLAVCGGSIVRDPFLLC; encoded by the exons ATGGAGAACGGCAACGCCTTCCTTTCTGGCGTCGGCAGGGACACTTTGCCCCAGGATTTCCCCGCCGGGATGAGGGTCCTCGTGGTGGAGGACGACCCGAACGACCTCGAGCACTTGACGCAAATCCTCGAGAGGTGCGGCTACAAAG TGACGGCGAAAGCGTCGCCGAGAGAAGCGctgaaagaggtggaggagaatgGAGAGGGCTTCCACTTCGACATCATCATGACCGTCGTGCACGGTGGCGAAGAAGGAGATGGATTCGATGGCTTCGACCTCCTCGAGCGCGTTCGGGATCGTTACCCGGTCATCA TTTTCTCCGCCGACTATTCCAAGGAGATGGTGATGAGGACAATCAATGAAGGCGCCTGCGACTTCTTGCCAAAGCCTATGTGCTACCAGGAGGTGCGCAATATATGGTTCCATGTCGACATGCAGAGGGGATTAGAAGTGGACGACCCCGACGAGGGGGTAGAAGGTGCGTCACATATGTTTCTAACGGATGGTCAACCATCTTTACTATCTCCACCATGTTTGGCTGTTTGTGGTGGCTCCATCGTACGTGATCCTTTTCTACTCTGTTAA